The nucleotide sequence AAGGGTACTTACGTCACAGTCGGCCACTGACGGGTGATGACTGACGAACCCGCAGGTGGGTCCGCATCGCGCCGAAAGTTCCTGACCGCGGCCGGCTCGGCCGGTGCGCTCGCCCTCGCCGGTTGTACGCAGAGCGGCGACGACGGTGGCGACGGTGGCGACGGCGGCGACGGGGAGCTCTCCGGCACCATCGACATCGCGGGTAGTTCGACCGTCTTCCCGCTGGCGACGGCGATGGCCGAGCGATTCCAGCAGGAACACTCCGAAGTCAACGTCAACATCCAGTCGACCGGTTCCGGTGGCGGGTTCGCGAACCACTTCTGCCCCGGTCGGACGGACTTCAACAACGCCTCCCGCCCGATCCAATCCGCGGAGGAAGAGGCGTGTTCGGAGAACGACATCACGCCGGTCGAGTTCACCGTGGCCACGGACGCACTGACGATCGTCGTCAACAACGAGATGGACATCGACTGCATCACCGTCGAGGAACTCCGCCAGATCTGGTCGGCCGAGGATCCGCCGACCAACTGGAGCGACGTGAACGACGACTGGCCGGACCAGGAACTGGAGCTCTACGGCCCGACCGACGCCTCGGGGACCTACGACTACTTCATCGAGGCCATCATCGGCGAGGAGGGCCCGGGCCACCGCCAGGACTACTCCGCGACCGAGCAGGACCGCACGATCATCCAGGGCGTCGAGGGCTCGGAGAACGCCATCGGCTATCTCGGCTTCGCGTACTACTCCCAGAACCAGGACCGCGTGACGGCCCTCGGCGTCGACGACGGGAGCGGCTGTACCGAGCCGTCGCTGGAGACCGCTCGAGCCGGCGAGTACACGCCCCTGTCCCGGCCGCTTTTCACCTACGCCAAACAGGAGTCGCTGGCCGAGGAACACGTCGCCGAGTTCGCCCGCTACTGGATCGAGAACTCGACCAGTCAGGAGATCGTCGCCGACGAAGTCGGCTACGTCCCCCTCAGCGACGAGGATCAGCAAGCCGCGATGGACGCCCTCGAATCGGCCATCGAGAACGCGCAGGGTTGAGCGACGCCCGAACGAAGGGTTTTTCGACCGAGCGTGAATCCGACCACACACTAGATGAGTACGGACGACCTGACACAGGACCTCACCCGGCGGACGGAGAACGCGCCACAGGAGCTGTTGACGCGCTCGTTTTTCTTCCTGTGTGCGGTGCTGTCCATCGTCACCACGGTCAGCATCATCGTCCTGTTGACCACCGAGGCGGCGAAGTTCTTCACCGTGACTGCCCCGCTGATGGGCGTCGAGGGAGCGACCGCGTCGGTCGTCGACTTCCTCACCGGCACGGAGTGGGTGATCAACAACGAACAGTTCGGCGTCCTGCCGCTGGTGTCGGCGACGCTCGCGATCACCATCGGCTCCGCGGCCGTCTCGCTTCCCCTCGGCGTCGCGACGGCCATCTACCTCAGCGAGTATGCGACCCCGCGTGCGCGCTCGGTGTTGAAGCCCGCACTGGAGGTACTGGCCGGGGTGCCGACGGTCGTCTACGGCTTCTTCGCCGTCGTCTACATCACGCCCGCACTCAAGACGATCATCCCCGGGCTGGGCACGTTCAACATGCTCTCTGCGAGCATCGTCGTCGGCATCATGATCATTCCGATGGTGGCCTCGATCAGCGAGGACGCGATGTCGGCGGTGCCCGACTCGCTGCGGCAGGCCGGCTACGGGATGGGCGCGACGAAGTTCGACGTCTCGGTCGGCATCGTCGTTCCCGCCTCGCTCTCGGGCATCTTCTCCTCCTTTATCCTCGCGCTCTCGCGAGCCATCGGCGAGACCATGGCCGTCACCGTCGCCGCGGGCTCACAGGCGAACCTCCTCAATCCACTCAATCCCGCCGCGTACCTGGAGGGGGCACTCCCGATGACGGCCGCGATGGTGAACCTGCTGACCGGCGACATCACCGGGGGCGGGGTCGCCTACCGGAGCCTCTTCGCCATCGGCCTCACCCTCTTCGTCATCACGCTCGTCATGAACGTCATCAGCGACCTCGTCGCACAGCGGTACCGGGAGGAGTACTGAGATGGCGACCGAACGTGGCAAGATCGAGGATTTCGGCCACGTCAGCCGGACCGTGGGCACCGTCTTCCGGTATCTCCTGCTCGCGGCGACGCTGTTCGGCATCGTCGCGCTGACGGTCCTGCTGATCTACGTCGCGAACGACGCCATCCAGCCCCTGACGGCCGATCCGGGGTGGCACCTCACCTTCCTCCTGACGCTCGTCCTCCCGACGCTCGCCGTCGGGGCGTACCTCTTCCGGACCGACCCGGCCTCCTTCCGGTTCGGCGGGGCCGTCGTCGGCACGCTCGCCGTCAGCACTATGTTCGCGGGCGGCGTGGCGATGCTCTTCGTCGATATCGTCGAACCGATCACCTGGTTCGCCTACGTCTTCGCCCTCTGTCTCGCGTTCGTCGGCGTCGTGGGCATCGAGCGCTTGGACCGGCGGCTTCCCTTCCTCGCACGCTTCGTCGCCGCCGGTGCGGCCGTCCTCCTGTCGGTGCTGTTCGTCCCCGGCCTCGTCACGTCGCTCCCCGTCTACCCGAGCGACGGCGTGTTGCTGACGCTATCGGTCGGCACGCCCATCGCACTCGTCGTCGGCCGCTACGCCGCCGTCGATGACGGCCGGCGTCGGCGGCTGGCCGCGGTCGGCGTCGCCCTCGCCGCCGTCGGCCTCGGCGCGTTCGTCGGGCCGCTCGTCGGCGTCACGCCGGTGCCGGCGACGGTCGTCCTGGCGGTCGCCATCGTTCCGACCGGCGGCTACGCCATCGGCCACGTGCGCCGCTTCCCCGAGCGACGCGCCGGCCTCGGGTTCGCCGCCGTGATCCTCGGCGGGACGGTGGTGGGAGCCGCCGCCGTCGACGCCCTCGGGTTCGCCGGCCCCCAGTCGTGGGTCGACTGGGGGTTCCTCACCAGCGCCCACAGCGGAACCGCCGCCGACGCCGGCCTCTATCCGGCCATCGGCGGCTCGATCCTGCTGATGGTGACCGTCGCCGCCCTCTCTTTCCCGCTCGGGGTCGGCGCCGCGGTGTACTTGGAGGAGTACGCTCCCGACAACCGCCTCACCCGCTTCATCGACGTCAACATCTCGAACCTGGCGGGCGTCCCCTCCGTCGTCTACGGGTTGCTCGGGCTCGGCGTGTTCGTCACGTACCTCGGTCAGCCGACCGGGACCGTCCTGATCGGCGGGGCGACGCTCGCGCTCCTCATCCTCCCCATCGTCATCATCTCCGCGCGCGAGGCGCTCCGGAGCGTCCCGGATTCCATGCGCCAGGCGTCGTACGGGATGGGGGCGACCCGCTGGCAGACGATCAAGAACGTCGTCCTCCCGCGGGCGTTCCCGGGAATCCTGACGGGGACCATCCTCGCGCTCGGCCGGGCAATCGGCGAGACGGCGCCGCTCATCATGATCGGCGCGCCGAACGTCCTCTTCTCCCTGCCGACGGAGCTCTCCTCGAAGGTGAGCGCGATGCCCCTGCAGGTGTACGCCTGGGCGAGCCTCTTCGCCAGCGACCCGTTCTATCAGGCGGCCGTCCCGGCCGGCGTGGTGGTCCTCCTCGTCGTCCTGCTCAGCATGAACTCCATCGCCATCGTCCTCCGAAACAAGTACCAGAGCGACCGGTAACTACCCATGACAGACAACCCGAACCAGGAGTACGCGGCCGACGAATCGACCGACGATCCGACGACCGACGACATGGCCATCCGGACGGACGTAAGCGAGAGCGTCGCCGCGTCCGGCCCGACGATGAGCGGCGACCCCGTCGTCCGCGCCGAGAACGTCGACGTCTGGTACAACGACGATCAGGCGCTTCAGGACATCAGCCTCGAAATCCCGGAGAATCGGGTGACGGCCATGATCGGCCCCTCGGGCTGTGGGAAGTCCACCTTCCTCCGGTGTATCAACCGGATGAACGACATGATCGACGCCGCACGCGTCGAGGGCGACCTCTATCTGCGCGGGAAGAACGTCTACGACGACGACGTCGACCCCGTCGCGCTCCGTCGGCGCGTCGGGATGGTGTTCCAGTCGCCCAACCCCTTCCCCAAGAGCATCTACGACAACGTCGCCTACGGCCTGAAGATCCAGAACAAGGACGGCGACTACGACGAAATCGTCGAGGACTCCCTGAAGCGGGCGGCGCTGTGGGACGAGGTCAAGGACCAACTCGACACGTCCGGCCTCGACCTCTCGGGCGGGCAGCAACAGCGGCTCTGTATCGCCCGGGCCATCGCCCCCGACCCCGAGGTGATCCTGATGGACGAACCCGCCTCGGCGCTCGACCCGGTCGCCACCTCCAAGATCGAGGACCTCATCTCCGAACTCGCCGAGGAGTACACGGTCGTCATCGTCACCCACAACATGCAACAGGCCGCCCGCATCTCGAACAAGACCGCCGTCTTCCTCACCGGCGGCGAACTCGTCGAGTTCGACGACACCGAGAAGATCTTCGAGAACCCCGACAGCCAGCGGGTCGAGGACTACATCACCGGGAAGTTCGGCTGATCGTCGGGCACCATCGGGGAATCACTTATTACGGACGTGTGACTCGGTCCGGCAGGGATGGCCGATCCGGGGACACGCGCACGGTGGACGCGGCGAGACACGTTGCAGACGGCGACCGGGGCGTTCGTCGGTGGGACGCTGGTTTCGGGACTGTCGGACACGGCGAGCGCACAGAGCGGGGAGTCGTGGCCGCAGTTCGGGTACGACGACGCGCGGACGGGACATGCGCCGGGGAACACGGGGCCGGTGGCGAACGTGGCGGAGCAGTGGCGTTTCGTAACGGAGGGCGCCGTCGGAACGTCGCCCACAGTGGTCGAGGACGTACTCTACGCCGGGAGCGAAGACGGAAACGTCTACGCACTGGAAACGGGGTCGGGTGACGAACGGTGGCGCTTCGAAACGGAAGGACCGGTGGTTCTCTCGTCGCCGACGGTGGTCGACGGCACCGTCTACGTGGGTAGTTACGACGACAACGTCTACGCCCTGGCGACGGGGTCGGGTGACGAACGGTGGCGCTTCGAAACCGGGGGTTTCGTTGATTCGTCGCCGGCGGTGGTCGATGGCACCGTCTACGTCGGAAGTTTCGACGGCTACGTCTACGCACTGGACGCCGAAGCGGGCGGCGAACGGTGGGGCTTCGAGACGGGCGATGCGGTCGTGACGTCACCGACGACGGCCGACGACACCGTCTACGTCGGGAGTCAGGACGACAACGTCTACGCGCTGGACGCCGAATCGGGCGACGAACGGTGGCGCTTCGAGACGGGGCGGACCGTGAATTCGTCGCCGGCAGTGGCCGACGGTACCGTCTACGTCGGGAATCGCGGCGGCGACGTCTACGCGCTGGACGCGGAGTCCGGCGACCAACGGTGGCGCTTCGCGACGGGTGAGCCCGTGTTCTCGTCACCGACGACGGCCGACGACACCGTCTACGTCGGGAGTCAGGACGACAACGTCTACGCGCTGGACGCGGGTTCGGGCGACGTACGATGGCGCTTCGAAACCGGGCTTGGCGTAGAGTCGTCACCGGCGGTGGTCGACGGCACCGTCTACGTCGGAAGTTACGACGGCGACGTCTACGCGCTGGACGCGGAGTCCGGCGACCAACGGTGGCGCTTCGAAACCGGGGATGGCGTTCGATCGTCTCCGGCGGTGCTCGACGGCACCGTCTACGTCGGGTCCAGCGACAACAGCGTCTACGCGCTCACCGGCGACACGCCGACGCCCACACCCACGTCGACACCGGCCCCCACGACCACCTCGATAGCCACCGATACCTCCGGGAGTCCGGACGACGACACCGATACCGACGACGACGCCTCGCTGCCGCTCCTCCCCGTCGCGGGCGCGGCCGCCGCGGCCGGCGCCGGCGGCCTCTGGTACTGGCGGAACAACGGCGAGGACGCCGCCGGCACCGGCTCGACCGCCGCCGACCCGTCGGACGACGGCGGCGGTGGCCCGGTGCGGCGGGGAACGCAACGTGCGAGCGAGGTGTCCGAATCCGGCTCGGACGATACCGGCCCCACACCCGATGCGGTCACCGACCCGCTCGATCGGGGAGACGACCACCGAGAAGCGGCGACCGAGCACGCCGAGGCCGGCGAGTACGACCGCGCGCTCTCGGCGCTCGACGACGCTCGCGAAGCGTACCGCGAGGCCCGCGAGGCGGCGGGCGAAAGCGAGGCGGTCGACGGCGAGGGGATCGAGGATCGGTTGGCGACCCTCGACGATCGCCGGCGAGAGGTGCGCCGGGAGCGATTGGCGTCTCGCCACGATGCGGTACGGGACGACCTCGACCGCGCGGGATCCCTCGTGGAGACCGATCCGGAGACGGCCCGTCGCCAGCTGATGGACCTCGAAGACGATATCGGCGACCTCGCGTCCCGGGCAGCCGGCCGCGGGTTCGACGACCTCGCCGACCGAGCGGCCACCCTGGAATCCGAGCGGGTCGACCTGCTGGCCCAGACCGAGCGTGCGGGACATGAGGGCCCGCCCGAGTCGATCCCCGAGGCACCCGACGTCACGGTCGACTACGAGGCGCTGGCCGACGAGGAACCCATCGGCGGTGGCGGCAACGCCGACGTGACGAGAGCGACCCTGCCGACGCCCGAGGGCGACGTGGCCCTCGCGATCAAGCGCCCGCGGATGCAGGGGACGCTCCACACCGACGCCGTCGAGCGACTCATGCAGGAGGCCGAGACGTGGGACAAACTCGACGACCACGACCACGTGGTCGGCGTCATCGACTACGGAGCCGAACCCCTCCCCTGGATCGCCATGGAGTACATGGACGCCGGGCATCTCGGGGAGCGGGCGGGCGGCCTGGACTTCGAGCAGGCGCTCTGGACGGCGATTTCGATCACGAAGGGTGTCCGGCACGCCCACCGCCGGGGCGTCGCTCACCTGGATCTGAAGCCGGCGAACGTCCTCTTCCGCGGGGTCGAGGGAGCGTGGGACGTCCCGAAAGTCGCCGATTGGGGGCTCTCGAAACACCTGCTGGACCACTCGAAAAGTGTCGAAGGTCTGTCCCCGCAGTACGCCGCCCCCGAACAGTTCGATACGGATCGGGGTGCGGCCGACGACCTCACGGACGTCTACCAACTCGGTGCGGTCCTCTACGAACTCTTCACCGGGGAACCACCGTTCGATGGTTCTCCCGCGGAGGCGATGCACCGGGTGTTACACGAGGAGCCGACGCCGCCAAGCGAGGTGGCGGGCCTGCCGCCCGCGTTGGACGACGTGTTGCTGACGGCGCTCGAAAAGGAGCGATCCGACAGATACGACGGCGTTTTGCTGTTGCGCGAGGCGTTGCAGGGCCTCCGGTGAGTCCAGCGGTGGCCGCCCGGACGGGAGCCGTCACGGCCGACCGGTCGCCGTCGCGACGCGCGGCAGGTGACCGGCAAGTCGACTATCGTCGTCCACCGCCCGCTATATAGCCCTACATAGAGGACTATTGACGGGGGGATAACGCTTAGGGGGGTCGAGGAGAGTGTACTGGTATGGCTCGAACGGATTATCAGTCGTCGCTCGAGGACCTCCGCGACGACGTTCTCTACATGAGCGAAGTCGTC is from Haloplanus salinarum and encodes:
- a CDS encoding PstS family phosphate ABC transporter substrate-binding protein, translated to MTDEPAGGSASRRKFLTAAGSAGALALAGCTQSGDDGGDGGDGGDGELSGTIDIAGSSTVFPLATAMAERFQQEHSEVNVNIQSTGSGGGFANHFCPGRTDFNNASRPIQSAEEEACSENDITPVEFTVATDALTIVVNNEMDIDCITVEELRQIWSAEDPPTNWSDVNDDWPDQELELYGPTDASGTYDYFIEAIIGEEGPGHRQDYSATEQDRTIIQGVEGSENAIGYLGFAYYSQNQDRVTALGVDDGSGCTEPSLETARAGEYTPLSRPLFTYAKQESLAEEHVAEFARYWIENSTSQEIVADEVGYVPLSDEDQQAAMDALESAIENAQG
- the pstC gene encoding phosphate ABC transporter permease subunit PstC, with product MSTDDLTQDLTRRTENAPQELLTRSFFFLCAVLSIVTTVSIIVLLTTEAAKFFTVTAPLMGVEGATASVVDFLTGTEWVINNEQFGVLPLVSATLAITIGSAAVSLPLGVATAIYLSEYATPRARSVLKPALEVLAGVPTVVYGFFAVVYITPALKTIIPGLGTFNMLSASIVVGIMIIPMVASISEDAMSAVPDSLRQAGYGMGATKFDVSVGIVVPASLSGIFSSFILALSRAIGETMAVTVAAGSQANLLNPLNPAAYLEGALPMTAAMVNLLTGDITGGGVAYRSLFAIGLTLFVITLVMNVISDLVAQRYREEY
- the pstA gene encoding phosphate ABC transporter permease PstA is translated as MATERGKIEDFGHVSRTVGTVFRYLLLAATLFGIVALTVLLIYVANDAIQPLTADPGWHLTFLLTLVLPTLAVGAYLFRTDPASFRFGGAVVGTLAVSTMFAGGVAMLFVDIVEPITWFAYVFALCLAFVGVVGIERLDRRLPFLARFVAAGAAVLLSVLFVPGLVTSLPVYPSDGVLLTLSVGTPIALVVGRYAAVDDGRRRRLAAVGVALAAVGLGAFVGPLVGVTPVPATVVLAVAIVPTGGYAIGHVRRFPERRAGLGFAAVILGGTVVGAAAVDALGFAGPQSWVDWGFLTSAHSGTAADAGLYPAIGGSILLMVTVAALSFPLGVGAAVYLEEYAPDNRLTRFIDVNISNLAGVPSVVYGLLGLGVFVTYLGQPTGTVLIGGATLALLILPIVIISAREALRSVPDSMRQASYGMGATRWQTIKNVVLPRAFPGILTGTILALGRAIGETAPLIMIGAPNVLFSLPTELSSKVSAMPLQVYAWASLFASDPFYQAAVPAGVVVLLVVLLSMNSIAIVLRNKYQSDR
- the pstB gene encoding phosphate ABC transporter ATP-binding protein PstB, which produces MTDNPNQEYAADESTDDPTTDDMAIRTDVSESVAASGPTMSGDPVVRAENVDVWYNDDQALQDISLEIPENRVTAMIGPSGCGKSTFLRCINRMNDMIDAARVEGDLYLRGKNVYDDDVDPVALRRRVGMVFQSPNPFPKSIYDNVAYGLKIQNKDGDYDEIVEDSLKRAALWDEVKDQLDTSGLDLSGGQQQRLCIARAIAPDPEVILMDEPASALDPVATSKIEDLISELAEEYTVVIVTHNMQQAARISNKTAVFLTGGELVEFDDTEKIFENPDSQRVEDYITGKFG
- a CDS encoding PQQ-binding-like beta-propeller repeat protein, producing the protein MQTATGAFVGGTLVSGLSDTASAQSGESWPQFGYDDARTGHAPGNTGPVANVAEQWRFVTEGAVGTSPTVVEDVLYAGSEDGNVYALETGSGDERWRFETEGPVVLSSPTVVDGTVYVGSYDDNVYALATGSGDERWRFETGGFVDSSPAVVDGTVYVGSFDGYVYALDAEAGGERWGFETGDAVVTSPTTADDTVYVGSQDDNVYALDAESGDERWRFETGRTVNSSPAVADGTVYVGNRGGDVYALDAESGDQRWRFATGEPVFSSPTTADDTVYVGSQDDNVYALDAGSGDVRWRFETGLGVESSPAVVDGTVYVGSYDGDVYALDAESGDQRWRFETGDGVRSSPAVLDGTVYVGSSDNSVYALTGDTPTPTPTSTPAPTTTSIATDTSGSPDDDTDTDDDASLPLLPVAGAAAAAGAGGLWYWRNNGEDAAGTGSTAADPSDDGGGGPVRRGTQRASEVSESGSDDTGPTPDAVTDPLDRGDDHREAATEHAEAGEYDRALSALDDAREAYREAREAAGESEAVDGEGIEDRLATLDDRRREVRRERLASRHDAVRDDLDRAGSLVETDPETARRQLMDLEDDIGDLASRAAGRGFDDLADRAATLESERVDLLAQTERAGHEGPPESIPEAPDVTVDYEALADEEPIGGGGNADVTRATLPTPEGDVALAIKRPRMQGTLHTDAVERLMQEAETWDKLDDHDHVVGVIDYGAEPLPWIAMEYMDAGHLGERAGGLDFEQALWTAISITKGVRHAHRRGVAHLDLKPANVLFRGVEGAWDVPKVADWGLSKHLLDHSKSVEGLSPQYAAPEQFDTDRGAADDLTDVYQLGAVLYELFTGEPPFDGSPAEAMHRVLHEEPTPPSEVAGLPPALDDVLLTALEKERSDRYDGVLLLREALQGLR